Proteins encoded within one genomic window of Brenneria nigrifluens DSM 30175 = ATCC 13028:
- a CDS encoding phage tail fiber protein translates to MAVPEQTPYNIYTANGVTTVFPYEFYLLRSDDLAVYIDGDQISTGFTVSGIGNVNGGEVAFLTAPLAGSVITLERVIPATRTTEYQDNGDLLADTVNKDFDRLWMAIKQAFVNFTFVLARPISGGPFNAQGFRIENLGDPINNQDGATKLWVNANLNKTLRVPESFISALPSVEYRKNKVPAFNDAGDPVVMIPVSGSAADVLIELAKPTGSYLTGYNRESVYTGNLGDYLDKSITYITPEMFGAKGDGVADDRISIQSAIDFASLVYAQTGTSADVYLSKNYLVSLNPASTLIPGEVAAGRGALCIKAGVHICGHGQITLDKGFTGASSGAVITNWLGAANHCSVRDITINGAYGEASGSGINGINIVDSENVVINGVNVKDSTAGGIYLRRSGSSSSDYGCSNAQIINCYVNNVHYIGIQLERPNGALVHGNTVINSGDNGIDVEGNNSATTGIGLAAMLTIANNNLRDNKHGIFMESCGNALITGNNIDLARSVGVIGNRINSNASRISITANYIKGADAESTRGIRLINQVGAYHIADNVFMDLYAAIRCSAVINNLTIGINTHTGITKLLIELDRQASALIRSRIYEQSFLGTQAAGFPTLFSPRNCPSNYPNRLNGSVKFDEANFSYLANSGENNFTRATAVIVRNTSWAAYARFNNTVDGYTDLNGHFGNIGEYLTINGNTYQVYATSESTTTITKWDGSAYVAGNFVSDFDDAYTVETKRSEWGSL, encoded by the coding sequence ATGGCTGTTCCAGAACAAACCCCTTATAACATCTACACGGCCAACGGCGTAACTACCGTATTCCCCTATGAATTTTATCTGCTGCGGTCTGATGATCTGGCCGTTTATATTGATGGCGATCAGATTTCTACGGGTTTTACCGTGTCAGGTATTGGAAACGTTAACGGCGGAGAGGTTGCATTCCTAACCGCGCCGCTGGCGGGCAGCGTCATTACGCTGGAGCGCGTTATTCCCGCAACGCGAACCACTGAATATCAAGACAATGGCGACTTATTGGCTGATACGGTAAACAAAGATTTCGATCGGCTTTGGATGGCTATTAAACAGGCGTTTGTTAATTTTACTTTTGTGTTGGCGCGCCCTATCTCTGGAGGTCCGTTCAATGCGCAGGGGTTCCGTATTGAGAATCTTGGAGATCCTATCAATAATCAGGATGGGGCAACTAAATTATGGGTTAATGCCAATCTAAATAAAACGCTGCGAGTACCTGAATCTTTCATCTCCGCGCTTCCGTCTGTTGAGTATCGAAAAAACAAGGTCCCCGCCTTTAATGATGCCGGTGATCCTGTCGTCATGATCCCTGTATCAGGTTCGGCCGCCGATGTGTTGATAGAATTAGCAAAACCGACTGGATCATACCTCACTGGTTACAATAGGGAATCTGTTTATACGGGTAATCTTGGCGATTACCTTGATAAATCCATTACATATATTACCCCTGAAATGTTTGGTGCTAAAGGGGATGGCGTTGCTGATGACCGCATTTCAATCCAGTCGGCTATTGATTTTGCGTCCCTTGTATATGCACAAACAGGTACGTCTGCGGACGTATATCTATCAAAAAATTATCTTGTGTCGCTCAACCCCGCATCTACCCTTATCCCGGGTGAAGTGGCGGCCGGACGAGGAGCGTTATGCATTAAGGCGGGTGTACATATTTGTGGTCATGGGCAGATAACACTTGATAAAGGGTTTACTGGCGCATCTTCCGGTGCTGTGATTACAAATTGGCTGGGTGCTGCTAATCACTGTAGTGTGCGCGATATAACAATAAATGGTGCCTACGGTGAAGCGTCTGGTAGTGGTATTAATGGCATCAACATTGTTGATTCAGAAAATGTTGTTATAAATGGAGTTAACGTTAAAGACTCTACCGCCGGAGGAATATATCTACGCAGGTCTGGAAGTAGCTCATCTGATTATGGATGTTCTAACGCTCAGATAATTAATTGTTACGTGAATAATGTGCACTATATTGGAATTCAATTAGAGCGCCCTAACGGCGCATTAGTGCATGGTAATACCGTCATTAATTCTGGTGACAACGGCATAGACGTGGAGGGTAATAACTCGGCGACTACGGGTATAGGTCTAGCTGCCATGCTTACAATTGCAAATAACAATTTGCGAGATAACAAACATGGCATATTCATGGAATCCTGTGGTAATGCGCTGATAACTGGAAACAATATAGATTTGGCGCGCAGCGTGGGTGTAATCGGGAATAGAATAAATTCAAACGCTAGCCGCATTTCTATAACTGCAAATTATATTAAAGGTGCCGATGCAGAGTCTACCCGGGGCATCCGTCTAATAAATCAGGTTGGTGCGTACCACATTGCTGATAATGTATTCATGGATTTATATGCAGCAATACGCTGTAGTGCAGTAATCAATAACCTTACTATCGGGATAAATACCCATACAGGTATAACTAAATTACTAATTGAGCTAGATCGGCAAGCATCCGCCCTTATCCGCAGTAGAATCTATGAGCAAAGCTTCCTCGGGACACAAGCAGCGGGTTTTCCTACACTATTTTCGCCGCGTAATTGCCCGAGCAACTACCCCAATCGCCTGAATGGCTCGGTTAAGTTTGATGAAGCGAACTTCTCCTACCTTGCAAACTCCGGGGAGAATAATTTTACCAGGGCTACTGCCGTTATTGTTAGAAACACGTCTTGGGCCGCATACGCTCGATTTAACAACACGGTTGATGGGTATACTGATTTAAATGGTCACTTCGGTAATATAGGGGAATATCTAACAATTAATGGCAACACGTATCAGGTTTATGCCACATCAGAAAGCACGACAACTATCACTAAATGGGATGGTTCGGCATATGTGGCGGGTAATTTTGTTTCTGATTTCGATGATGCATACACTGTTGAAACAAAAAGGTCTGAATGGGGGAGCTTGTAA